The DNA sequence tctcacctacacacacatgcaagagTTTTACTTCTGGTGTTACTTCTGATGGAGATAAATATTGCACCGATAAATTataagaatataatatataagataTACATGTGAACTAGTGGTAGTCACATGACAACAATCTGAGAGAGTGAAGAGCAGCAGGCAGGTTTTAAGTCAATCTAAACTTGTGCGTTCTTTTAATATGAAATCATTTTGTAGAAATCAAACTGATTGAGTAAGCAGATTAGTCAATGTGCAGCTTGCTTTTTCACCGCATCCTGTAGAAAAACAGGGGAAAATCTCATTGGAAAATCTGAGTGAGGGTTAAACATGAAACAAGCAAAAGTTACTGTGGCACTGTGAACAAGAGCATGtccaaaatgcaaatgcaaatgtcaCCGTTAATTCCCTTGTTTACTAAGGGAAATCATTTACATGTCTATTTACACAGGTTTAGTCTTTCAAAATTTGAATATCCACTGAATAtggatttgttgttgtttctctaccttttttatattattaactgaaatagaaaaaaaaaatctaattctcAAACCACAAACCTCACATGCCTTTCAAACACCTTAGTACTGCTGGAAGAGAATAACTTCTCGACTCAGAGGCTTTCATAAGACTCTTATGACTCTCAAGCACATTTAAATCTAATTTCTTTTCTCAGCAGTCACTATACTTTTATCCGTAATAATTTaccatttgaatatttatttatttttctctggcATTCACTCCTCGAATATATTACTGCACATAGTGAGAACTCTGGAGAACATTTTACAAACGGCAAAACAAAAGTGCTGCATTATTGaagaggcttttttttaatcgaTCATCTATTCTTTGGTGACAGAGATTCGATAAATGCATTAAAGTGGAagcaaaaaatttaaacaacTCTGTTCTGTAGAAATGTAAAGCAAAACTTTACCtttgagtgttacaaagcactgacactagagactccttccataattattaaataaatctctccTCCCAGAAAACACCACcatatcaacaccttctgaccaatcagaatcaagaatttaacagcgctgtagCATAAATATTCGATATTCTTTCCATTTAACTGTGAAGTCTTTGACTGCCCTTCTTTACTCAACAACGAACAATAATTCTTTGCAGTTTGGAGAGCATTTCCAGTCAGACAtgtaaacacagctgtggatgtCCCAGACTGAAGCAGGACAATTTGAACAGCTTTTACAGGATGTGCTACACTTGAGCAGGAAGTGACACGCTGGCGTTCAGAAGCTCACCTGTGTGAGTGAGGATATGTCGTTTGAGGTGGTAACTACTGCGGAACGCTCCGTAACAGTGCTCGCAGATGAAGTTCTTCTGCACCTGGGAGTTGAGAGAACCGTCATCGCTTGGTTCAGGCATCTCCACCtgtgtttgcacacacacacacacacaggcaggaaAGTATGGTCACTGCTATAGAAGAACATACATGGAAAAAATCCATCGTATGATTTCTACAGCCCAGCAGCATGATTCTCACTAactgatattaaattatttggttagaaaatgtggaaaaacattgattaaaactatttttcagTCTTGACTCCTATCTACAAATTCCATGTTTTTTGGATTCTGGATTCACACACCCTTCAGGATGTCATTGGAAAACAATCATCAGCGTTACTGTGGTACAGACAGATGacagagtaacacacagacacacacttatgGGCTACTTGCCTGcactttttctctcactttggTCGGTGttcctgacttcctgtttttcttctttgacTGCGCGTTCTGGCTCGACTGCATGTCCTTCTCCTCCAGCAGCCGGGAAGAGTGGAACTCTCCATCCTTATTAATGAGCTATGAGTGACAAGAGAAACCCATTAAATCCCTGCGTCATTGTTATATtcttggttttgttgttgtgttttctgatttggtgttgtgtttttggttttgctgttgtgttttttttattgcattttctgatttgctgttgtgatttatttatttatttattttattttctgatttgcagttacgtttttggttttgttgttgagttttctgatttgctgttgtgatttattttattttttttcattttctgatttgctgttgtgttttttgtttctttgtttgtttgttttgcattttctgatttgcttctttttttgcatcttctgatttgttatgtttttggttttggttttttttttgtattttctgatttgcagtaacgtttttggttttgttgttgcgttttctgatttgctgttgtgtttttggttgtgctgttgtgttttctgatttgcagtaacgtttttggttttgctgcaTATTCTGATtcattgttatgtttttggtttCGCTGTTgcgttttctgatttgctgttctgtttttaggtgtgttaatgtggtttAAACCGTAGTTTCCACGTCCTGGTTGTCTTACCATGGGTGAGCAGCTGACTCCAGAAGGTAGCACCATGTGACTGTGGTGACTGTGGGCTTCCTGGTTGTGACTGTGGTTGTGGTTCTGGCTCAGTGGAGACGCCATCTTTTTATGGCTGGGTGGAGAACTGGCCTGCATCAGAGCCATACTGGAGAGCACTGCCTCACAGCCCAGCAACCCAGCctgccacaaacacacaaataaacacacaccgGTTACTACAGCCTGGTGATATGACATATcatcattttttcttctttttattgaCCACTACAGAGCACTGATTTTTGTCAGCTCAAGCTGAATTGATTTCCAGTTAGAGATTAAGGCAGATTTTCTATATACTTGCAGAGGACACAAAATTAGGATTaggaccagttttttttaatggaaagcAAGTTATGACATTGCAGGTTTGACAGCGGAAGCATGTGACATGAAACGGAAACAGATCAAAATGCAAATAACGTGggaagaaaaacactgaccCATTTCATGTGGTCTCGGACTGGGTTGTTGGAAAGCTGTGACATCGcagtgatgtgtgtgcgtgtgttgggggggagagagagcgtCGCACTGGGCAGAGAGAATGGATAGGTAACACACAGTCAGCAGGGCTGTGAGCCAAGAAAATATCTAAGACAAGTTTCTCTAACTCCAGTCAGGAGTCTTCAAGCTGGAGGCTCACCAGAGGGTACTGGGTTCCAGCCCTCCAGGACTGGACCTGGGGAACCCAGATCTATATACACTCAGAAATTAAGGTACCAGTATTGTCACTGGGGTAGTACCAACAACTTTAACAAATACTTTAACAAATACTCATGAACCCTTAAAGATAATTAAAGGTACGCCACATGCATCTTCCCAAGTAAAAGATATactaaaggttaaaaaaaaaatgtagcagtGTTGGTACTACCCTAGCAACAAGGGAAAGTACAGCTTGGTACCTTTACTTCCAAGCGTGCAAGGTTACAGAAAATCAGTTCTGGACAGAAGTTGGTTAAAtacaaatcaaatattttacaGACTACAATGAACAACATGTCATTCTCACACTATTTCATATATAtcaaaatattgaaaatgtatcaaAGATATAGAGAagatatacagggtgtcccaaaagtctccatacatagggaaaattaacactttttagcaaaatattttccaaaatgtttcctaattaatttatattgtattatttttttagatttaagaatgcctttgattaaaaaaagaaggtatTGAAATCCTTCTCGTGGCttgatcaggaagctgtcgcaaggttgcgatggactttaacaggaaacatgccaagcacatcacacacaacactgttgccaaacttattaacaaatttagaaagactggaagtgttgcggaccaacctgagaagtggacgtccacgaacatccactgacaaagACACAATTACATGatacttttgggacaccctgtatatctTTGATACATTTTGATACAaagatacagtactgtgcaaaagtcttaggcatgtgcaaagaaatgctgtagagcaaagatgccttcgaaaataatgaaactaaatgtttctacatttaaaaaaaatactatagaGAGCaggaaacagtaataaatgaaacaaaatgtgaaaaactgtgacaatccttcgctttaaaaaagaaattagcaGTCTcgggtacaatttgtgcagttttataaggaaatgatctgtaagttttactgcagaagcagccacagttcttctggagactttgactgtcacacttgcttcttatttttgcagcaaaaccctgcagccttcattattttttattttttttgtctgaaaattgtctcttatgtaatatgctgctttctttactgacatacaaacattttcctgtaacatttaattttgtgctg is a window from the Pangasianodon hypophthalmus isolate fPanHyp1 chromosome 16, fPanHyp1.pri, whole genome shotgun sequence genome containing:
- the znf740b gene encoding zinc finger protein 740b isoform X1, translated to MSQLSNNPVRDHMKWAGLLGCEAVLSSMALMQASSPPSHKKMASPLSQNHNHSHNQEAHSHHSHMVLPSGVSCSPMLINKDGEFHSSRLLEEKDMQSSQNAQSKKKNRKSGTPTKVREKVQVEMPEPSDDGSLNSQVQKNFICEHCYGAFRSSYHLKRHILTHTGEKPFGCDMCDMRFIQRYHLERHKRVHSGEKPYQCDRCQQNFSRTDRLLRHRRMCVVGIPKEENTSCCEGRSYSQEPAQQSWSPLQANNSSSRLAV
- the znf740b gene encoding zinc finger protein 740b isoform X2, which produces MALMQASSPPSHKKMASPLSQNHNHSHNQEAHSHHSHMVLPSGVSCSPMLINKDGEFHSSRLLEEKDMQSSQNAQSKKKNRKSGTPTKVREKVQVEMPEPSDDGSLNSQVQKNFICEHCYGAFRSSYHLKRHILTHTGEKPFGCDMCDMRFIQRYHLERHKRVHSGEKPYQCDRCQQNFSRTDRLLRHRRMCVVGIPKEENTSCCEGRSYSQEPAQQSWSPLQANNSSSRLAV